In Melitaea cinxia chromosome 4, ilMelCinx1.1, whole genome shotgun sequence, a single genomic region encodes these proteins:
- the LOC123670228 gene encoding protein lava lamp-like — protein sequence MSESTNINKIPGQDKRLDASDSDIAAPSEVASVAGSVKHSKQSISSERQIKFERAQKCLENAALVSKRIKEHRKATAELLGRPFEEDVGDTASEMATTVSEKTGYSVATETSTTLSVQDALNIPGISESLANTLKQKEILMERIKQYKEISKRPMKKVVTTARKDSISNTLDVKMGPDNTDTTKLTNLIKEKDNNLSIMQVKMRAMETTILDLQEKINEKDQIIEAKNKATTLISESLSKKERDTLDLLEDTKQQMIKMQNKFIDMESEWKEEKSKLKQEIEEKNDKIKSLEEANTILENSRFDISVAHSKLAEELDLKVKEINELQYKIRQLEDDSNKKVKEDDTESKIEKGSLEISNMEELTKKIELLEQINLELRQANKEYQNQLTATQETKANISPSKKGSPLPTRKGGRNAASKLKSPWSHLSSETAQPEPDKKGKSEKPKSDMVIQSLNKEILQKEYILSEKDALITELKSTIEMKDATIKELQLLVDSKKEKVQMVDVGVLIDLTTSTEDLKETTKEKSNVTETISPELKDLEDKLKLAQNQIVTLNEEIDAGNKNMIKVKSNFKLKIKQMQKTIENFSKVSDTNAEIVKLNEVIHQLTQKVAELEEEKGNLQLHLVDYDSGRLTESEIYKRLVETENMAEARLKSISLLETQKFDLVQELHSLQQKNLEMEDKLADISLLQNEHVCSEMKSVQLEEQIDQLQASKKELEHIIENLKLDKEQLNSSIQILQEGKEDLIQKLENYIQENIELTDKLEKLSAEKVSSAESIEIVESLTTQEKLELEEYNKSLETEKKTSDPNPEEYMPPSQEDNEKLIEESIELKQKIDLFLSERQEVMEKMNALTSENESLNKDIQEMKDQCDTLKSSVNVLEEEKNKLISLNNELNHQIEELKHEKSEILKETVEVVKPLSVEDVIDGTAGEIGQQDDKTAGDKGSRVKSVKQLTKEILKLKNIIKEREDEIADCQMKILSLEEQQEKNKEILQNIASNEKLIKKLTDENNQLKREIETISNENKAEHHLHLTQTQELLQNEIQKLHQEYASALNTRDSRIHELENLLLEYEKQVRNYSNTLQQKDKEMSEYINQITKLNDVSQKLKSTVDLLEDEKAKDQNSELIKSLNKQISLYQKTLSDYEEKLRSLEDEKVQLLTFKSKLESKSNNLELELKILQDQLAEKQEIIKESQILQQKQTEELSAVLSQAKERDEEIHEIKLQLRKESIENEKLHNIVVQKSTEINELTKLYEHAKEKLNSVSVDKNAQNEQYSAIEQKNKELMEKLKKFAINIKKKSALYIELENQLHETQKQLENKNEQYEQLLIQVETIPALQEKLKHAEEELNRLQSQKILLEQKSQEILHLQSQIETLHKNSANNVETITRLNESINILNKDLYFASEENNNLKVQIETLNNKIVEYEIEQKNNANLLTKISCLEADINQKQDKIYDLTNQIQNFNEKLTQVQFGHDAKVQESDMYIESLQSEIDKYKNRIYRLEESISAMENRRQSLERKADNLDTQLHEKQKAYSEYKDQEDELVSRLAILMDNDRVVEKQLVEIESENKELHYKIQNINDNYQKLQMSYADLQNNCDMLQIRADKVDAMESDILNYQSSIRELEANLKRITNEQNALLVQKKKDIEELESEFNIQIENTFKEKKILSEKYEKINEQVSKLESKLNEYKNTIENLNIKMAELAHENQLLNEKSTSEKKFTPDYTEQYISEINKLNSILNSKNQEIMDLDNKIQNLQANNLTNMSKIDNENKEMVTKLEDATLQINKLSNEIEFLKENNEQLNNSLLEKEEQIKQMMENKKLVFEMNIPKTEGMTISSTIEAMNEPTTPVIASLQSQILSGPESHSQTQIQTKSGEVRSAADFFNLKEEIIVPSQCTEVDIKEENDPFNSEEGWGIETTEESDVIPGSSHLHQQIQQLNETNNKLKLEMDTTNAKLLKALKKLKELKVTNDMLSNELQLTKKISQSSMLDMAIENELSSTVEELEKKLQELNTDLSKEKQEKEALKKQNEVFKNANDRLLEMKEKLDNELQMWKYNFKQVNDKFSSLQWGGDGKDSNDTTSRVSGKTESNEELLKLEKENDELQTIIDNINSQNKELTVQQERLKNEINQLNQELNEKIKICENCHQLNEHNKKLLQEQDLLESEINNLKQQSVVCTNCEKFKLEIQEYQCKYERLEEKCAMLNESVQQWEVKYNEVMSQNEHLRKAFEEYKLSAAEKQNEQSVHEPDILVLAEKCNNLEEHSSKLKVQIDEANKRIGELEQENKDLVDTVDDYDKQVNDLNAKLLNLNTENDQLLSTVAELRSSVSSAMDQRGFEIAELWKQHLAQREVEFQQIEHDLRTQLTSSEAKYEQLLENVQSSSQEETNKIVMAEQISTLQNKLQEKDEQLKSLQIKYAEVINQLDILRSEIEDDKVMQENKGLFQQEEYEKIIEELNKNNKARCDEYETTVNNLRIELDATSTVNTNLNQQIEEIRNNYENKIVDLNKQLQLKESEIYQKTRDFTISLTQRNEEFENVRKQLIEFEKKVEDLTYEKESELAILRLKMHENTESFNKVKKDIEDEKQAISESLKEKIVECTNLNKQINDLNKVLEEYANKALETQAVLESQELEIVTLKDEISSLEETLRAASSKIEKHVTFLSDTKLGPEGERSSGSVDKQLLDAVPRAELDLALYMLHQRDVRCEELTMELTQLLEERDTLQLRLSDSLRSFEKLKSRCNSAGLDLSISSSQEGTSELPTLSFEKESHIVDTHKGQTSRSSSISLPDGDKPKLQAKLSELRSVKHSRDVRLRQESEQRQLGMRLLHRDVANLPAEAVEQLTQAHHTLSRDTQSTPTVLLNWLRGKSTPKVVHM from the exons ATGTCCGAAAGTACAAACATCAATAAAATTCCTGGGCAGGATAAAAGGCTCGATGCTTCTGACTCTGATATAGCAGCGCCAAGTGAAGTAGCTAGTGTAGCAGGAAGTGTAAAACACAGTAAg cAATCAATCTCTTCAGAAAGGCAGATTAAGTTTGAAAGAGCTCAAAAGTGCCTAGAAAATGCTGCCCTGGTATCAAAAAGGATTAAAGAACACCGCAAGGCCACTGCGGAGCTATTGGGTCGTCCATTTG AAGAAGATGTCGGAGACACAGCCTCGGAAATGGCAACCACCGTAAGCGAGAAAACAGGATACTCTGTAGCAACAGAAACATCTACCACTTTGTCTGTACAAGATGCATTAAATA TTCCTGGAATCAGTGAAAGTTTGGCAAACACTctgaaacaaaaagaaatactgATGGAAagaattaaacaatataaagaaataagcAAGAGGCCAATGAAGAAAGTAGTTACTACTGCCAGAAAAGACTCAATAAGTAATACATTAGATGTTAAAATG GGTCCTGACAACACAGACACCACAAaacttacaaatttaattaaagaaaaagatAACAATCTGAGTATAATGCAAGTTAAAATGAGAGCAATGGAAACAACAATTTTAGACTTGCaggaaaaaattaatgaaaaagatCAAATAATTGAAGCCAAAAATAAAGCAACAACATTAATATCAGAAAGTTTAAGCAAAAAag aaagaGATACATTGGATTTACTTGAAGATACTAAACAACAGATGATAAAAATGCAAAACAAATTTATAGATATGGAAAGTGAATGGAAAGAAGAAAAGTCAAAGCTAAAGCAggaaattgaagaaaaaaacgataaaataaaaagtcttGAAGAAGCTAACACAATTTTGGAAAACTCGAGATTTGATATAAGTGTTGCCCATTCTAAATTAGCAGAAGAATTAGACTTGAAAGTTAAAGAGATTAATGAATTGCAATATAAAATTAGGCAATTGGAAGATGattctaataaaaaagttaaagaagATGATACAGAAAGTAAAATAGAGAAAGGCTCACTTGAAATATCAAATATGGAAGAactcacaaaaaaaattgagttacTGGAACAGATTAATTTAGAATTAAGGCAGGCAAATAAAGAGTATCAAAATCAACTTACTGCAACTCAGGAGACAAAAGCTAATATATCACCAAGTAAGAAAGGCAGTCCTCTTCCTACCCGTAAAGGAGGCAGGAATGCTGCTTCGAAACTAAAGTCACCTTGGAGTCATTTGTCTTCTGAAACTGCACAACCAGAACCAGATAAAAAAGGAAAATCTGAAAAACCAAAATCAGATATGGTAATTCAGTCTCTGAATAAAGAAATTTTGCAAAAAGAATACATACTATCAGAAAAAGATGCATTGATTACAGAATTGAAATCTACAATTGAAATGAAAGATGCAACTATTaaagaattacaattattagttgactcaaaaaaagaaaaggtaCAAATGGTTGATGTTGGTGTACTTATAGATTTGACTACTAGTACTGAAGATTTGaaagaaacaacaaaagaaaaatctaaTGTTACTGAAACAATATCACCAGAATTGAAAGATTTagaagataaattaaaattggcACAAAATCAAATTGTAACACTTAACGAGGAAATAGATGccggaaataaaaatatgataaaggtaaaatctaattttaaacTCAAAATTAAGCAAATGCAGAAAACGATTGAGAACTTTAGCAAAGTATCTGATACTAATGCAGAAATTGTGAAACTCAATGAAGtaattcaccaacttactcagAAGGTAGCAGAGTTAGAAGAGGAAAAGGGCAATCTTCAATTGCATTTAGTCGATTATGATAGTGGAAGAT TAACGGAATCTGAAATATATAAACGATTGGTCGAAACAGAAAATATGGCTGAAGCAAGACTGAAATCTATAAGTTTATTGGAAACTCAGAAATTTGATTTGGTTCAAg AGCTTCATAGTTTGCAACAGAAGAATTTAGAAATGGAAGATAAACTAGCAGATATATCTTTACTTCAAAATGAACATGTATGCTCAGAAATGAAGTCTGTTCAATTAGAAGAGCAAATAGATCAGCTACAAGCATCTAAAAAAGAATTAGAACAcattatagaaaatttaaaattggacAAGGAACAATTAAATAGTAGCATACAGATCCTacaagaaggaaaggaagattTAATTCAAAAGctagaaaattatattcaagaaaatatTGAACTTACTGACAAATTAGAAAAACTCAGCGCTGAGAAAGTAAGTTCAGCTGAGTCCATTGAAATCGTGGAATCATTAACAACACAAGAAAAATTAGAGCTTGAAGAATATAACAAATCTCTAGAAACAGAAAAGAAAACTAGTGATCCTAATCCAGAAGAATATATGCCTCCAAGTCAAGAagataatgaaaaattaattgaagAAAGTATtgaactaaaacaaaaaatagatttatttttaagtgaaaGGCAAGAAGTTATGGAAAAAATGAATGCTTTGACATCAGAAAATGAATCTTTAAACAAAGATATACAAGAAATGAAAGATCAATGTGATACCTTGAAAAGTAGCGTAAATGTATTAGAAGAAGAAAAGAATAAacttatttcacttaataatgAACTCAACCATCAAATAGAAGAACTTAAACACGAGAAGAgcgaaatattaaaagaaactgTAGAAGTAGTCAAACCATTGAGTGTTGAGGACGTAATAGACGGTACAGCAGGAGAAATAGGTCAACAAGATGATAAAACTGCTGGAGATAAAGGATCTCGAGTAAAGTCTGTAAAACAGCTTACTAAAGAAAttcttaaattgaaaaatataataaaagaaagagaAGATGAAATTGCTGATTGTCAAATGAAAATATTGTCGTTAGAAGaacaacaagaaaaaaataaagaaatattacagAACATTGCATCAAATgagaaactaattaaaaaacttaCAGACGAAAATAATCAACTGAAAAGAGAAATAGAAACCATTAGTAATGAAAACAAAGCAGAACATCATTTACATCTTACTCAAACACAAGAACTTTTGCAAAATGAGATACAAAAATTGCATCAAGAATATGCATCTGCTTTGAATACTCGTGATTCTAGGATACACGAATTAGAAAACTTACTACTAGAATATGAAAAACAAGTCAGAAATTATAGTAATACCTTACAGCAAAAGGATAAAGAAATGTCAGAATACATAAATCAAATTACTAAACTAAACGATGTTTCACAGAAATTAAAATCTACGGTTGATTTACTCGAAGATGAAAAAGCAAAGGATCAAAATTCTGAACTTATAAAATCATTGAATAAACAAATATCTCTTTATCAGAAAACTTTGTCTGATTATGAAGAAAAGCTAAGATCACTTGAAGATGAAAAAGTACAGCTACTTACtttcaaatcaaaattagaAAGTAAGAGCAATAATCTTGAATTGGAACTAAAAATATTGCAGGACCAGTTAGCAGAAAAACAAGAAATTATCAAAGAATCgcaaatattacaacaaaaacaGACAGAGGAATTGTCAGCTGTTTTGTCACAAGCTAAAGAACGTGACGAAGAAatacatgaaataaaattacagttgAGAAAAGAGTCCATAGAGAATGAAAAGTTACATAATATTGTTGTACAAAAGAGTACTGAAATTAATGAACTTACAAAGTTATATGAACACGCTAAAGAAAAATTGAATTCTGTTTCAGTAGATAAAAATGCACAAAATGAGCAATACTCAGCGATTGAGCAAAAAAATAAAGAGTTAATggaaaaattgaaaaagttCGCTATAAACATAAAGAAAAAGTCTGCACTATACATTGAGTTAGAAAATCAACTTCACGAAACCCAAAAACAACTTGAGAATAAAAATGAACAGTATGAACAGCTTTTAATACAAGTTGAAACAATACCTGCGTTACAAGAAAAGCTAAAACACGCAGAAGAAGAATTAAATCGACTGCAATCTCAAAAGATATTACTTGAGCAAAAATCGCAGGAGATTTTACATTTACAATCTCAGATTGAAACGTTACACAAGAATAGTGCTAATAATGTGGAAACAATTACCAGATTAAATGagtcaataaatatattgaataaagaTCTATATTTTGCAAGtgaagaaaataataatcttaaagtgcaaattgaaactttaaataataaaattgttgaatATGAAATTGAACAAAAGAATAACGCCAaccttttaacaaaaatatcatgTTTAGAAGCTGATATAAATCAGAAACAGgataaaatttatgatttaactaatcaaattcaaaattttaatgaaaaattgacCCAAGTGCAATTTGGGCATGACGCAAAGGTTCAAGAAAGTGATATGTATATTGAAAGCTTACAATCAGAAATCGACAAGTATAAGAACAGGATATATCGTCTCGAAGAAAGTATATCCGCAATGGAAAATCGGCGACAATCTTTAGAGCGGAAAGCTGATAACTTGGACACTCAATTGCACGAAAAACAAAAGGCTTACAGTGAGTACAAAGATCAAGAAGATGAATTAGTATCCCGACTTGCTATACTCATGGATAATGACAGAGTTGTCGAAAAACAGTTAGTTGAAATTGAAAGTGAAAACAAAGAATTGcactataaaatacaaaatatcaatGATAATTATCAAAAGTTACAAATGTCATACGCTGATTTACAAAATAACTGTGATATGTTACAAATAAGAGCTGATAAAGTTGATGCAATGGAAAGCGATATATTGAACTACCAGTCTAGTATTCGAGAATTGGAAGCTAATCTTAAAAGAATAACAAATGAACAAAATGCATTGCTagtacaaaagaaaaaagatatAGAAGAATTAGAATCagaatttaatatacaaatcgaaaatacttttaaagaaaagaaaatattaagtgAAAAATATGAGAAAATCAATGAACAAGTGTCAAAATTGGAGTCAAAgcttaatgaatataaaaatacaatagaaaatttgaacataaaaatgGCAGAGTTGGCTCATGAAAATcaacttttaaatgaaaaatcaacttcagaaaaaaaatttacacccgATTATACTGAACAATATATAAGTGAAATCAATAAGTTAAATTCAATACTGAATAGCAAAAACCAAGAAATTATGGACCTTGATAATAAAATACAGAATTTACAAGCAAATAATTTGACTAATATGTCAAAGATCGATAATGAGAATAAGGAAATGGTTACAAAACTTGAAGATGCtactttacaaattaataagCTATCGAATGAAAtcgaatttttaaaagaaaacaatgaacagctaaataattcacTATTAGAGAAAGAAGAGCAAATTAAACAAATGATGGAGAATAAGAAACTAGTCTTCGAAATGAACATACCAAAAACAGAAGGAATGACTATTTCGTCTACGATAGAAGCAATGAATGAACCAACTACTCCTGTCATAGCCTCTCTTCAATCACAGATATTGTCTGGCCCAGAATCCCATTCGCAGActcaaatacaaacaaaatcaGGAGAGGTACGATCTGCTGCggatttctttaatttaaaagaagaaataaTTGTTCCAAGTCAATGTACGGAAGTTGACATTAAAGAAGAAAATGATCCTTTTAACTCCGAAGAAGGTTGGGGTATTGAAACTACTGAAGAATCGGATGTAATACCTGGTTCTTCACATTTACATCAACAAATTCAACAACTTAATGAAACTAACAATAAATTGAAACTAGAAATGGATACTACTAATGCTAAGTTGTTGAAAGcattaaagaaattaaaggAATTAAAAGTAACTAATGATATGCTGTCAAATGAATTACAATTgactaaaaaaatatcacaatccTCAATGCTTGACATGGCTATCGAAAATGAGTTATCAAGCACTGTTGAAGAATTAGAGAAAAAATTACAAGAACTTAATACGGATCTAAGtaaagaaaagcaagaaaaagaAGCCTTAAAGAAGCAAAATGAAGTGTTCAAAAACGCAAATGATAGATTATtagaaatgaaagaaaaattggATAATGAATTACAAATGTGgaagtataatttcaaacaagTTAATGACAAATTCTCTTCCTTGCAATGGGGTGGTGATGGTAAAGATTCTAATGATACAACCTCTCGAGTAAGTGGAAAAACAGAATCAAATGAAGAGttgttaaaattagaaaaagaaaatgatGAACTGCAAACAATCATTGATAATATTAACTCTCAAAATAAAGAATTGACAGTGCAGCAGGAACGACTAaagaatgaaataaatcaaCTAAATCAAGaattgaatgaaaaaataaaaatttgcgaAAATTGCCACCAACTAAATGAACATAACAAAAAGCTACTACAAGAACAGGATCTTTTAgaaagtgaaataaataacCTTAAACAACAAAGTGTAGTATGCACTAACTGTGAAAAATTTAAGTTAGAGATTCAAGAATATCAATGTAAGTATGAAAGGCTTGAAGAAAAATGTGCCATGCTTAATGAAAGTGTACAACAATGGGAAGTTAAATATAATGAAGTAATGTCTCAAAATGAACATTTAAGAAAAGCTTTTGAAGAATATAAACTCTCTGCTGCCGAGAAACAAAATGAGCAAAGTGTGCATGAACCAGATATTTTAGTGCTGGCAGAAAAGTGTAATAATTTAGAAGAACATTCTTCAAAGTTAAAAGTCCAGATAGACGAAGCAAACAAAAGAATTGGTGAGCTTGAACAAGAAAACAAAGATTTGGTTGACACGGTTGATGATTATGATAAACAAGTTAATGATCTTAATGCTAAATTACTAAATCTTAATACAGAAAATGATCAACTATTGTCAACTGTTGCCGAGCTACGTTCTTCAGTGTCAAGTGCCATGGATCAAAGAGGGTTTGAAATAGCTGAATTATGGAAACAACACTTAGCCCAAAGAGAAGTCGAATTTCAACAAATAGAGCACGATCTTAGAACACAACTAACTTCTTCTGAGGCTAAGTATGAGCAACTTCTTGAAAATGTTCAGTCATCGAGTCaagaagaaacaaataaaattgttatggCAGAACAAATAAGTACTCTACAGAATAAGTTACAAGAAAAAGATGAGCAACTAAAAAGCCTTCAAATCAAATATGCTGAAGTTATAAATCAACTTGACATATTGCGATCAGAAATCGAAGACGATAAAGTTATGCAAGAAAATAAAGGGCTTTTTCAACAAGAAGAATACGAAAAGATAATTGaagagttaaataaaaacaataaagccCGATGTGATGAATATGAAACTACAGTTAATAATTTACGAATAGAATTAGATGCCACCAGCACCGTTAATACCAATTTAAATCAACAAATTGAAGAAATACGAAACaattatgaaaacaaaatagTAGATTTAAATAAGCAACTTCAATTAAAAGAAAGTGAAATTTACCAAAAAACACGTGACTTCACAATATCTTTGACACAAAGAAATGAGGAATTTGAAAACGTTCGAAAACAGTTAATTGAGTTCGAAAAGAAAGTAGAAGATTTAACATATGAAAAAGAATCTGAGTTAGcaatattaagattaaaaatgcATGAAAATACTGAAAGTTTTAACAaggtaaaaaaagatattgaagatGAAAAACAGGCTATTTCTGAATCCTTAAAGGAAAAAATTGTTGAGTGTACAAATctgaataaacaaataaatgatttaaataaagtcTTAGAGGAATATGCAAACAAAGCACTCGAAACGCAAGCAGTTTTAGAAAGTCAAGAATTAGAAATTGTTACACTAAAAGATGAAATATCGAGTTTAGAGGAAACTTTGAGGGCAGCAAGtagtaaaatagaaaaacatGTAACATTTTTGTCCGATACTAAACTGGGTCCAGAAGGTGAGAGATCATCAGGAAGTGTTGATAAACAACTTTTGGATGCGGTACCGCGTGCTGAATTAGATTTGGCATTGTATATGTTGCATCAAAGAGATGTAAGATGTGAAGAACTTACAATGGAATTAACTCAATTACTAGAAGAAAGAGACACTCTACAGTTACGACTCTCTGATAGCTTAAGATCTTTTGAAAAGTTGAAGTCACGTTGTAATTCTGCAGGATTAGACCTATCGATAAGCTCGAGTCAAGAAGGAACTTCAGAATTGCCCACCT
- the LOC123669916 gene encoding 39S ribosomal protein L28, mitochondrial → MASSRIQATARQLSKTFKKKNRFEIGIASELPPAYKKFWREWKVLKPAAVHYIPQDSKWKRDELTGETLPVQNIPIPLKYPTEIHEGIWGGEAIVKGFQKRDPRRRRVPHYWVPVLKRTVVKSEILNTHLSVTVTDRTIKLINDHYGFDHYLLKTPACDLVSMLALKLKKQILIELMNGCPRYAHDPSKQKEVYEEYKTYLSSYTPEEIEWYGLTWYEALSKVAKMKEAANKPLPLKSLYRKNLVEKLKAANIDADKSPADDISTTTSWLSKMNPFGKKDEA, encoded by the exons aTGGCATCTTCTCGTATTCAg GCAACGGCGCGCCAGTTGTCTAAAACctttaagaaaaaaaaccgattcGAAATTGGCATAGCTTCCGAACTTCCACCTGCTTACAAGAAGTTTTGGCGTGAATGGAAGGTGTTAAAGCCTGCTGCTGTTCATTACATCCCTCAGGACAGTAAATGGAAACGTGACGAGTTAACTGGAGAAACATTGCCTGTCCAAAACATCCCAATACCTCTGAAGTATCCGACTGAAATTCATGAGGGTATTTGGGGTGGAGAAGCTATAGTAAAAG GTTTTCAAAAGCGAGACCCACGCCGTCGTAGAGTTCCTCACTATTGGGTACCCGTCCTTAAGAGAACTGTTGTAAAGTCAGAAATCCTTAATACACACTTATCCGTTACTGTAACCGATAGAAccataaaacttataaatgatCATTATGGCTTCGACCACTATCTGCTTAAAACACCAGCTTGCGACTTGGTATCGATGTTAGCtttgaagttaaaaaaacaaatacttatTGAATTGATGAACGGTTGCCCGAGATATGCTCATGATCCTTCAAAACAAAAGGAagtttatgaagaatataagaCCTATTTATCTTCC tacacGCCCGAGGAAATCGAGTGGTATGGGCTAACTTGGTACGAGGCTCTCAGCAAAGTAGCCAAAATGAAGGAAGCTGCCAATAAGCCCTTGCCGTTGAAGAGTCTTTATAGGAAAAATTTGGTAGAGAAGTTAAAAGCTGCCAATATAGATGCTGACAAGTCTCCTGCTGATGATATATC GACGACAACATCTTGGCTGTCAAAAATGAATCCCTTCGGTAAGAAAGACGAAGCCTAG